From one Chryseobacterium sp. 3008163 genomic stretch:
- a CDS encoding class I SAM-dependent methyltransferase, which yields MNNDNVKDFYNDFVNYQTNSGINERIYTLYKKMRSLNLVSSSNVLELGCGIGVMTKLLSNTVKEGYIEAVDLSDKSIELAKSKLDKKNISFFVGDVVNYIPEKRTMIL from the coding sequence ATGAATAACGATAATGTTAAAGATTTCTACAATGATTTCGTAAACTACCAGACAAATTCAGGAATCAACGAAAGAATCTACACTTTATATAAAAAAATGCGATCTCTGAACCTTGTGTCTTCTTCAAATGTTTTGGAGTTGGGGTGTGGAATCGGCGTAATGACTAAATTATTATCCAATACGGTAAAAGAGGGATATATCGAAGCTGTAGATTTAAGTGATAAGTCAATAGAATTAGCAAAATCAAAACTAGATAAAAAAAACATTTCTTTTTTTGTAGGCGATGTTGTAAACTATATTCCCGAAAAAAGAACTATGATTTTATAA
- a CDS encoding oligosaccharide flippase family protein, whose product MIAKICGLLSSLFIIKILPTEDFGKMSIVAAVFAILSACSGFGSHQSLLRFGSISNLEAEKNNLSAYLFRKGFYYQILLSIIFLIVSFFYITKYEDIFYIFLFFCIRLIGFYFFTYVQSDLRVYNKNREFAGFNNFLSISGLLVLLILTYFFQLKGYLIAMAFTPFLSLFWLKKSSMNTVKLSDNFNLKEIRQYGFNTSATTLLSDALFSIDIIILSFLLNEDAVADYRVAILIPSNVTFLALSFMQSDFHTLAKNYQNRSFLKNYIIGYYKFFIPICLLVFIISTLFSKEILIVISKEKYAESSYIFVIFMATFLMNILFRNLYGNLLSAIGKMSVNTKGSVISFITLIVFSFFLVPKYHILGMAISVSVTLLSSGFFYFYHFNKYLKNLK is encoded by the coding sequence TTGATTGCTAAAATCTGTGGGCTTTTATCATCTCTTTTTATCATTAAAATACTCCCCACAGAAGATTTTGGCAAGATGAGTATTGTTGCTGCTGTTTTTGCTATCTTATCTGCATGTAGCGGATTTGGCAGTCATCAAAGTTTATTGAGATTCGGCTCTATTTCTAATCTGGAAGCAGAAAAGAATAACTTATCGGCTTATCTTTTTAGAAAAGGCTTTTATTATCAAATTTTATTATCAATAATTTTTTTGATAGTCAGTTTTTTTTACATTACAAAATATGAAGATATTTTCTATATTTTTTTATTTTTCTGTATTCGTCTTATCGGCTTTTATTTTTTTACTTATGTGCAATCAGATCTTAGAGTGTATAATAAAAACAGAGAGTTTGCCGGGTTTAATAACTTTTTAAGCATATCTGGGCTTTTAGTCCTGCTAATTTTAACCTATTTTTTTCAATTAAAAGGGTATCTCATTGCGATGGCTTTCACTCCTTTTCTGTCTTTATTTTGGCTAAAAAAATCAAGTATGAATACTGTAAAGTTGTCTGATAATTTTAATTTGAAAGAAATTAGACAATACGGATTTAATACTTCTGCAACAACCTTACTCTCCGATGCTCTTTTTTCAATAGATATTATTATTCTAAGTTTTTTACTCAATGAAGATGCGGTGGCAGATTACAGAGTAGCTATTTTGATTCCTTCAAATGTGACATTTTTAGCATTGTCTTTTATGCAGAGTGATTTTCATACTTTGGCAAAGAACTATCAAAACCGCAGTTTTCTTAAAAACTACATCATTGGATACTACAAGTTTTTTATTCCAATTTGTTTGCTTGTTTTTATCATTAGCACGTTATTTAGTAAAGAAATTCTGATAGTAATATCCAAAGAAAAGTATGCAGAAAGTTCTTATATATTTGTTATTTTCATGGCAACTTTTTTAATGAATATTTTGTTTAGAAATCTTTACGGGAATCTTTTATCTGCGATAGGTAAAATGTCGGTCAATACCAAAGGATCTGTGATTTCATTCATTACACTTATTGTATTTTCTTTCTTTTTAGTTCCAAAATATCATATTTTAGGAATGGCAATTAGTGTTTCTGTGACTTTATTAAGTTCGGGATTTTTCTATTTTTATCATTTTAATAAATATTTAAAGAATCTAAAATAA
- a CDS encoding glycosyltransferase, translating into MKHKVLFISSWFPNKLEPTNGNFVQRHAEAASLICDVEILHTIGNFQQSEKFIFDDQVINNIRTLIVYYKNSKNPLQNFYRRMIAYKKGFHQLQYPDLIHANVLHNSMFFAVYLKKKFKIPFVISEHWSALKIENQHKTSFIIKLVARLIGNQAYKILPVTKNLKESLEKLGIRTSMEVIPNVVNTNLFFLQK; encoded by the coding sequence ATGAAGCATAAAGTTTTATTTATTTCATCTTGGTTTCCGAATAAACTAGAGCCTACCAATGGAAACTTTGTGCAACGCCATGCAGAAGCGGCATCTTTAATATGCGATGTTGAGATTTTACATACAATAGGAAACTTCCAGCAATCAGAAAAGTTTATATTTGATGACCAAGTCATTAATAATATCAGAACATTAATTGTTTATTATAAAAATTCAAAAAATCCTCTTCAGAATTTTTATAGAAGAATGATTGCTTATAAAAAAGGCTTCCATCAACTTCAATATCCAGATCTTATTCATGCAAATGTTTTGCATAATTCTATGTTCTTTGCTGTGTATCTTAAAAAAAAGTTTAAAATACCTTTTGTTATAAGTGAACATTGGAGTGCCTTAAAAATAGAAAATCAACATAAAACATCTTTTATTATTAAATTGGTTGCTAGGTTGATTGGTAATCAGGCTTATAAGATTCTTCCTGTTACTAAAAACCTAAAAGAAAGTTTAGAAAAATTAGGAATTAGAACATCAATGGAAGTAATTCCGAATGTGGTAAATACAAATCTTTTTTTCCTGCAAAAATAA
- a CDS encoding glycosyltransferase family 4 protein — protein sequence MHVSNLTANKSADKILNVAIKLLKEGYSFKLQIGGDGDTSELEKIVKNENLESVIEIFGIQTLPQIAERMQRSDCFILFSDYENQPCVIAESFASGIRVISTNVGGISEFFPDDFGILLENKEEDLLKDAMLKMLMSEKKPDPSTLKIYAEETFSQEIISEKFLKIYNETLK from the coding sequence ATACATGTTTCAAACCTCACGGCTAATAAAAGTGCAGATAAAATTTTAAATGTTGCCATTAAACTTTTAAAAGAAGGCTATTCTTTTAAACTACAGATTGGTGGTGACGGCGACACTTCTGAATTAGAAAAAATAGTTAAAAATGAGAACCTCGAATCTGTAATTGAAATTTTTGGAATTCAGACTCTTCCTCAAATTGCAGAAAGAATGCAGCGGTCTGATTGCTTTATTCTTTTTAGTGATTATGAAAACCAGCCATGTGTAATTGCAGAATCTTTTGCGAGCGGAATTAGGGTAATTTCTACAAATGTTGGCGGCATATCTGAGTTTTTTCCAGATGATTTTGGAATTTTGCTCGAAAATAAAGAAGAAGATTTACTTAAAGATGCTATGCTAAAAATGTTGATGAGTGAGAAAAAACCTGATCCTTCAACATTGAAAATCTATGCAGAAGAGACTTTCTCACAAGAGATAATCTCTGAAAAATTTTTAAAAATATATAATGAAACATTGAAATGA